From one Catharus ustulatus isolate bCatUst1 chromosome 1, bCatUst1.pri.v2, whole genome shotgun sequence genomic stretch:
- the LOC116999241 gene encoding cytochrome c1, heme protein, mitochondrial-like, whose product MAALRGLRGLPGLRRLPGPPGPGLAPRALLRPRGCPDGGPGTVSLSSFPGRSRSRRALAALGVLAGGGSLALALSLGGSPLSAGELELHPPSFPWSHGGPLSALDHASVRRGFQVYRQVCSACHSMEFVAFRSLIGVTHTEAEAKALAEEVEVQDGPDENGEMFMRPGKISDYFPKPYPNPEAARAANNGALPPDLSYIVNARHGGEDYVFSLLTGYCDPPAGVALREGLHYNPYFPGQAIGMAPPIYDEVLEYDDGTPATMSQIAKDVCTFLRWAAEPEHDHRKRMGLKLLLLSGLLVPLLWYVKRHKWSVLKSRKMIYRPPK is encoded by the exons ATGGCGGCGCTGCGGGGCCTGCGGGGCCTGCCGGGGCTGCGGCGCCTCCCGGGCCCGCCGGGGCCCGGCCTCGCTCCCCGCGCGCTGCTGCGCCCGCGGGGCTGCCCCGACGGCGGCCCCGGCACG gtgtccctgtcctcatTCCCAGGCCGTTCCCGGTCCCGCcgtgccctggcagccctgggggtcctggccgggggggggtccctggcCCTGGCGCTGTCCCTCGGGGGGAGCCCCCTGAGCGCgggggagctggagctgcacccCCCGAGCTTCCCCTGGAGCCACGGCGGGCCCCTGTCCGCCCTGGACCACGCCAG TGTCCGCAGGGGGTTCCAGGTGTACCGCCAGGTGTGCTCCGCCTGTCACTCCATGGAGTTCGTGGCTTTCCGCAGCCTCATCGGGGTCACCCACACCGAGGCCGAGGCCAAGGCGCTGGCAGAGGAG GTGGAGGTGCAGGACGGCCCCGATGAGAACGGCGAGATGTTCATGCGGCCGGGCAAGATCTCCGATTATTTCCCCAAGCCCTACCCCAACCCCGAGGCCGCGCGGGCGGCCAACAACGGCGCCCTGCCCCCGGACCTGAGCTACATCGTCAATGCCAG GCACGGCGGCGAGGATTACGTGTTCTCCCTGCTGACGGGGTACTGTGACCCCCCCGCGGGGGTGGCCCTGAGGGAGGGGCTCCATTACAATCCCTACTTCCCGGGCCAGGCCATCGGCATGGCCCCGCCCATCTACGACGAGGTGCTCGAGTACGACGACG ggacccccgcCACCATGTCCCAGATCGCCAAGGACGTTTGCACCTTCCTGCGCTGGGCGGCCGAGCCCGAGCACGACCACCGCAAGAGGATGGGGCtcaag ctgctgctgctctcggGGCTGCTGGTGCCGCTGCTCTGGTACGTCAAGAGGCACAAGTGGTCGGTGCTCAAGAGCAGGAAGATGATTTACCGGCCCCCCAAGTAG